In Candidatus Sysuiplasma acidicola, one DNA window encodes the following:
- the amrB gene encoding AmmeMemoRadiSam system protein B, whose translation MRQPAVAGSFYDEDPGILRASIARCFLSVRGPGELPSQSNKGSSRRIRGIVVPHAGYVYSGDIAAHAYLSLWKDGLPDIVVIIGPNHYGTFPAVALSGEDYVTPLGVAKIDLALSEKLAGGQVMFSDMSQSSEHSIEVQLPFLQFMRKDVSFIPVCMGRQDTERAVMLGKRLSTALEGRDAVIVASSDFSHYVRQEVAKEKDALAIDRIVKLDFAGLYETIRSEDITMCGYGPVMTMLYACKGTRGTVLAYGHSGEVQQMNDVVGYCAIKIE comes from the coding sequence ATGAGGCAACCCGCGGTAGCCGGCTCATTTTATGATGAAGATCCGGGCATCCTTCGCGCGAGCATAGCGCGATGCTTTCTCTCCGTGCGAGGACCGGGAGAGTTGCCTTCCCAATCCAATAAAGGCAGTTCCAGAAGGATCAGGGGCATAGTGGTTCCGCATGCCGGCTATGTCTACTCCGGAGACATTGCGGCTCACGCTTATCTCAGCCTCTGGAAGGACGGACTCCCGGACATCGTCGTGATCATCGGTCCCAATCACTATGGCACATTCCCTGCTGTTGCCCTCTCCGGCGAGGACTATGTGACACCGCTGGGCGTCGCAAAGATTGATTTGGCGCTGTCGGAAAAACTGGCAGGCGGTCAGGTTATGTTCAGCGATATGTCCCAGTCGTCGGAGCATTCCATAGAGGTTCAGCTGCCATTTCTTCAGTTCATGAGGAAGGACGTAAGTTTCATCCCTGTGTGCATGGGACGTCAGGATACGGAACGTGCCGTGATGCTGGGAAAAAGGCTCTCAACCGCCCTTGAGGGACGGGACGCTGTAATCGTCGCGTCATCGGATTTCTCACACTATGTGAGGCAGGAAGTCGCGAAAGAGAAGGATGCTCTTGCTATTGACAGAATCGTAAAACTCGATTTCGCCGGTCTTTATGAAACCATAAGGTCTGAGGATATAACGATGTGCGGATACGGGCCGGTGATGACGATGCTCTATGCATGCAAAGGCACCAGGGGGACAGTTCTTGCCTACGGACACTCCGGCGAAGTTCAGCAGATGAATGATGTTGTCGGCTACTGCGCAATAAAAATAGAGTGA
- the rpsB gene encoding 30S ribosomal protein S2, whose translation MIGEQTQATELLIPEDTYLTSGVHIGTQQKSADMKSFIFKVRSDGLYVLDVKQTDARIRIAAGFLSRFEPSSVLVVSARQYGQKPSKMFADKIGAKTFPGRFVPGTMTNPNLPEFTEPDVLFVTDPAADQQALHEALNINIPIMGLCDANNETRNVDMVIPTNNKGRRALACIYWLLTREVLKARGVIKTDEEFTTTIDDYEATI comes from the coding sequence GGCAACAGAACTTCTGATACCGGAAGACACGTACCTTACATCCGGTGTGCACATTGGTACACAGCAGAAAAGCGCCGACATGAAATCGTTCATATTCAAGGTCAGGAGCGACGGCCTCTACGTCCTGGATGTAAAACAGACTGATGCAAGGATAAGAATTGCTGCCGGATTCCTGTCACGATTCGAACCTTCAAGCGTACTTGTTGTTTCTGCGAGACAGTACGGCCAGAAACCTTCAAAGATGTTTGCCGACAAAATTGGTGCAAAGACATTTCCAGGCAGGTTTGTTCCAGGCACCATGACGAATCCCAATCTTCCTGAATTCACCGAGCCAGACGTTTTGTTTGTCACCGACCCTGCAGCAGATCAGCAGGCGCTGCACGAAGCGCTAAATATAAACATCCCGATCATGGGTCTTTGCGACGCAAACAATGAGACAAGAAATGTGGATATGGTTATACCAACAAACAACAAGGGAAGAAGGGCGCTTGCATGCATATACTGGCTTCTCACCCGCGAGGTTCTCAAGGCGCGTGGCGTTATAAAGACGGATGAGGAATTCACGACAACAATCGACGACTATGAAGCTACAATTTGA